Below is a window of Bacteroidota bacterium DNA.
CGCACCATCGAAAATCCCCTTTCTTGCCCGCCTTGCATTTCTGTGTTTTTAGAGATGCCCTGTAGAATGATTTTGATTTTCATTATTCCCATTAGAGCGCACCGATTAATCTATGATGGCGGGCTGTAATTTAACCCTCACGAATAACGTCTTTCTCGCTTGTATTTCCTATACTTGTATATACGATCCTAAAACAAACTCCGATGAAAAAACTTTTTACTTTCCTGGCCGCATCGTTCGCTGTATGCTCATTCAATGCAGTTCATGCGCAACTACAAAACGGCTCGGTCGCACCCGATTGGACGCTGACCGATATCAATGGCATTTCTCATCATCTTTATTCTGATCTCGATTCCGGCTACACCGTTTACATTGATGTTTCCGCTACCTGGTGCGGGCCTTGCTGGAATTATCATAATTCAGGAGCGCTCGATCAGTTGTGGGCAGCGCACGGACCTGTGAATGGCCCGGGAGTGAGCGCAGCAACTACCGGCGATGTGAAAGTTTATTTCATAGAAGGAGATGGAACAACCAACAGCGCAGATCTTAACGGAACAGGAACCAATACACAAGGCAACTGGGTAGCCGGAGTTTATTTTCCTATCATCGATCCTCCTGCTGCGATCATTTCCGGATTCAACACTAATTATTCCATCGCATACTTTCCTACGATCTACATGATCTGTCCCGATCGTGTTCTCACCGAAGTAGGACAACAGAATGCAACAGGATTATATGCAGCACACGGAAATTGTTCCATCGCTACTACAACATCCGATGTAGAAGTGGTAACACCTCTCGTTTACACAACGCCGCTTGCAATGTGCGACAGTGTTAAACCTACTTTCCGTCTCACCAACATAGGAACAGACACACTTACATCGCTCACGTTGACTTACAAAATGGATGGCGTTACGCAGCGTGTCGTGAACTGGACCGGTAGTTTGCCTACTTATCATTATGTGACACTTTCAAATATTAATGTTGGTGCATCTTCTCCCGGAAGTCACGTGATCACTTTGGTTACTTCAAATCCGAATGGAAATTTAGATCCTACTTCTTCGAATAATACGGCGAGTGTTGGATGCGCGCTCTACCCTTCTCCTGCAGTAAGTCCGATCACAGAAGATTTTGAAACGTCAGGAATTCCATCCACTTGGGGAATCGTCAATCAGGGCACGATGAATACGTGGGGAAATTCGAATGTAGGTTACAGTTCTACCAAGAGTGCAAAACTTACCTGGTTCGGTTCCGCTTCGGGGGATAATGATTATTTGTATATGGATCCGCAGGATTTCTCGAGCACAGCTTCACCTGTTCTCACATTTGAAGTTGCGTATTGCCAGATTTCAGGTAACAATGATAAATTATCAGTTGAAGTTTCTCTCAATTGCGGAACATCGTGGTCGCCAAAATATATCCGCACAGGAGCTACACTATCAACCACCACCGCTCATTCTGCATCGTGGACACCTACCACCACAGCAGAATGGAGAATGGAAACCATCAACCT
It encodes the following:
- a CDS encoding T9SS type A sorting domain-containing protein is translated as MKKLFTFLAASFAVCSFNAVHAQLQNGSVAPDWTLTDINGISHHLYSDLDSGYTVYIDVSATWCGPCWNYHNSGALDQLWAAHGPVNGPGVSAATTGDVKVYFIEGDGTTNSADLNGTGTNTQGNWVAGVYFPIIDPPAAIISGFNTNYSIAYFPTIYMICPDRVLTEVGQQNATGLYAAHGNCSIATTTSDVEVVTPLVYTTPLAMCDSVKPTFRLTNIGTDTLTSLTLTYKMDGVTQRVVNWTGSLPTYHYVTLSNINVGASSPGSHVITLVTSNPNGNLDPTSSNNTASVGCALYPSPAVSPITEDFETSGIPSTWGIVNQGTMNTWGNSNVGYSSTKSAKLTWFGSASGDNDYLYMDPQDFSSTASPVLTFEVAYCQISGNNDKLSVEVSLNCGTSWSPKYIRTGATLSTTTAHSASWTPTTTAEWRMETINLNTLGGMSNVWIRFKGTSDAGNNLYLDNINIAPSAIDENHLVTSMNIFPNPANDNSTINFGMKESGNVKIEITNELGQVISSEDLGTISSGDHYHELNTSSLNDGIYFISIVTSNGSTTQKLSVSH